In Paracoccus fistulariae, a single window of DNA contains:
- a CDS encoding head-tail joining protein, whose amino-acid sequence MSAFAAAIGALFADPNIGRDAVYIADGGTPVLVRAVARRADAVTDFGDARLWSETTRIDLRVAEVANPRPGDRIEIDGDAFLIQGEPVRDRERLVWTVDLRPA is encoded by the coding sequence ATGTCGGCCTTCGCCGCCGCCATCGGCGCGCTCTTCGCCGATCCGAACATCGGCCGGGACGCGGTCTACATCGCCGACGGCGGTACACCCGTGCTGGTGCGTGCCGTCGCCCGTCGCGCCGACGCGGTCACCGACTTCGGCGACGCGCGGCTCTGGTCCGAAACCACCCGGATCGACCTGCGCGTGGCCGAGGTGGCGAACCCGCGTCCCGGCGACCGCATCGAGATCGACGGCGACGCCTTCCTCATACAGGGCGAGCCGGTCCGCGACCGCGAGCGGCTGGTCTGGACCGTCGACCTGAGGCCCGCGTGA
- a CDS encoding heavy-metal-associated domain-containing protein, with protein MKKILALALFGLTAVVPITAIPVAAQTVAAEQTVTFAVDNMTCALCPVTVKRAMEGVAGVRAVEIDFDARTATVIFDTAATSADAIATASANAGYPARVAG; from the coding sequence ATGAAGAAGATCCTTGCACTCGCCTTGTTCGGCCTGACCGCCGTTGTGCCGATCACCGCCATCCCTGTTGCCGCGCAGACCGTCGCCGCCGAGCAGACCGTCACCTTCGCGGTGGACAACATGACCTGCGCGCTCTGCCCAGTCACCGTGAAGCGTGCGATGGAGGGCGTCGCGGGCGTGCGCGCCGTCGAGATCGACTTCGATGCCCGCACCGCCACGGTGATCTTCGACACCGCCGCGACGAGCGCCGACGCCATCGCGACCGCGTCGGCCAATGCAGGCTACCCGGCGCGTGTCGCGGGCTGA
- a CDS encoding MerR family transcriptional regulator, whose protein sequence is MTDHERESGFTRGDLARATGCNIETIRYYEKTGLLPDPPRTDAGYRVYSAAHATRLRFILRARELGFSMEDIRGLMGLGDGAAPTCAEVKERTERHLADVRARIADLRRIESVLATTASRCSGAEVPDCPVLEAISNSADP, encoded by the coding sequence ATGACCGATCACGAGCGCGAGAGCGGCTTCACACGCGGCGACCTGGCCCGGGCGACCGGCTGCAACATCGAGACGATCCGCTATTACGAGAAGACCGGCCTGCTGCCCGACCCGCCCCGCACGGACGCCGGCTACCGGGTCTATTCCGCCGCACACGCCACACGCCTCCGCTTCATCCTGCGCGCCCGCGAACTCGGGTTCTCGATGGAGGACATCCGCGGGCTGATGGGGCTCGGCGACGGCGCCGCGCCGACCTGCGCCGAGGTCAAGGAACGGACGGAGCGGCACCTTGCCGATGTCCGCGCGAGGATCGCGGATCTTCGGCGTATCGAATCCGTCCTCGCTACAACTGCATCCAGGTGTTCGGGCGCCGAAGTCCCCGATTGTCCGGTGCTCGAAGCGATTTCCAACTCGGCCGACCCATGA
- a CDS encoding DUF6441 family protein, translating to MKLKLDIDPDIVAMMAAEVAAGERAVTAAIREAGTGLKTAWRLQITGAGLGTRLANSIRSQNFPRSGESLEAAALVWSKAPVIVGAHDTGPLIRSKNGFWLAIPLPAAGKSLRGGRITPGEWERRRGLRLRFVYRRTGPSLLVAEGRLNTKGQAVVSRSKTGRGKVTAPIFLLVPQVKLPKRLDLARDADRALDSVPGLIVANWVGGRL from the coding sequence GTGAAACTGAAGCTCGACATCGATCCCGACATCGTCGCGATGATGGCGGCCGAGGTCGCGGCGGGTGAACGGGCCGTCACCGCCGCCATTCGCGAGGCCGGGACTGGGCTGAAGACGGCGTGGCGGTTGCAGATCACCGGCGCGGGGCTTGGTACACGGCTCGCCAACTCGATCCGGAGCCAGAACTTCCCGAGGTCGGGCGAGAGCCTTGAGGCTGCGGCGCTGGTCTGGTCGAAGGCGCCGGTAATCGTCGGTGCGCATGACACCGGGCCGCTGATCCGATCGAAGAACGGGTTCTGGCTGGCGATCCCGCTGCCCGCGGCGGGCAAATCCCTGCGCGGCGGCCGGATCACCCCCGGTGAATGGGAGCGGCGACGCGGCCTCCGCCTGCGTTTCGTCTATCGCCGGACGGGCCCCAGCCTGCTGGTCGCCGAGGGGCGGCTGAACACGAAAGGCCAGGCGGTGGTGTCGCGGTCGAAGACCGGGCGCGGAAAGGTCACTGCGCCGATCTTCCTGCTGGTGCCGCAGGTCAAGCTGCCGAAGCGGCTGGATCTGGCGCGGGATGCAGACCGGGCGTTGGACAGCGTGCCGGGGCTGATCGTGGCGAACTGGGTGGGGGGTAGGTTGTGA
- the merF gene encoding mercury resistance system transport protein MerF, which yields MTEQSDRKLIATGIVGTVIAALCCFTPVLVVLLGAVGLSAWLGWLDYVLLPALAFFVALTVYAVWRRQRRQTTRTDG from the coding sequence ATGACCGAGCAGTCCGACCGCAAGCTGATCGCGACAGGGATCGTCGGCACCGTCATCGCGGCGCTCTGCTGCTTCACTCCGGTGCTGGTGGTGCTTCTGGGTGCCGTGGGCCTGTCGGCCTGGCTGGGTTGGCTCGACTACGTTCTGCTGCCCGCGCTCGCCTTTTTCGTCGCGCTGACCGTGTACGCGGTCTGGAGACGGCAGCGGCGCCAGACCACTCGAACGGATGGATGA
- a CDS encoding acyl-CoA transferase translates to MTPRETILVALHARLSALPATALRGDVLPERMPVEGLMILRDGEPGAPEVTLSPLRYHYQHRAEIEAVVQGADRDAAFDTLTASIGAALAADRTLGGFCDWVEAEAPRPVDLPVEGAASLKAAVIPVVLHYSTADPLA, encoded by the coding sequence ATGACACCTCGCGAAACCATCCTCGTCGCGCTGCACGCGCGGCTCTCGGCGCTGCCCGCCACCGCTCTGCGCGGGGACGTGCTGCCCGAGCGCATGCCGGTCGAGGGCCTGATGATCCTGCGCGATGGCGAACCAGGTGCGCCCGAAGTCACGCTGTCGCCGCTGCGCTATCACTACCAGCACCGAGCCGAGATCGAGGCGGTCGTTCAGGGTGCCGATCGCGACGCCGCCTTTGACACGCTGACCGCCAGCATCGGCGCAGCGCTCGCCGCCGACCGGACGCTGGGCGGGTTCTGCGACTGGGTCGAGGCCGAAGCCCCGCGCCCGGTCGATCTGCCGGTCGAGGGCGCGGCGAGTCTGAAGGCCGCCGTTATCCCGGTCGTGCTGCACTATTCCACGGCCGACCCGCTGGCCTGA
- a CDS encoding DUF2190 family protein yields the protein MKTYVQPGNTITLTAPYAVASGDGLLVGSIFGIAAGAAAIGEPVETALVGVFDITKVGSQAWTVGAKVYWDDTNKRTTTVATDNTLIGAAVEAVASGAGDTIGRVRLNATF from the coding sequence ATGAAAACCTACGTCCAGCCCGGCAACACCATCACCCTGACCGCGCCCTATGCCGTCGCCTCCGGCGATGGCCTGCTCGTCGGCTCCATCTTCGGCATCGCCGCGGGTGCCGCCGCCATTGGCGAGCCCGTCGAGACCGCGCTCGTCGGCGTGTTCGACATCACCAAGGTCGGCTCCCAGGCGTGGACGGTTGGCGCCAAGGTCTATTGGGACGACACCAACAAGCGCACCACGACCGTCGCGACCGACAACACCCTCATCGGCGCGGCCGTCGAGGCGGTGGCGAGCGGCGCCGGCGACACCATCGGCCGGGTGCGCCTGAACGCGACGTTCTGA
- the merA gene encoding mercury(II) reductase gives MKDDCCAPKGDFDLAVIGAGSAGFSAAITAAEGGKRVALIGHGTIGGTCVNVGCVPSKTMIRAAEALHGAQTAHRFPGLNSEAQVADWSALIAAKDDLVATLRQKKYADLLPGYGGVTYLDEGPARLVLGGVEVGGRRITAPKVIVATGGRPAVPDIPGIQDAPTLDSTSLLELDRLPESLIFLGGGYIGVELAQMMARMGTRVTIVCRSRLLPRTEPEVSRALTETLRAEGVAVVDGATYDAARRDGARAVLTVTVDGADRDLTADRLVLTTGRAANTEGLGLAEMGVETDARGAIRVGDDMQTTKAGIFAAGDVTDRDQFVYMAAYGAKLASRNAVLGGAERYDNAAMPWVVFTDPQVAGVGLTEAQARAAGHDVKTSVLTLDNVPRALAARDTRGLIKLVADRATDRLLGGVIMAPEGADSVQTLAMALKFGMTTKALGETIFPYLTTVEGLKLAAQTFDKDVAKLSCCAG, from the coding sequence ATGAAAGACGATTGCTGCGCGCCCAAGGGCGATTTCGACCTTGCCGTGATCGGCGCCGGATCGGCCGGGTTCTCGGCCGCGATCACCGCCGCCGAGGGAGGCAAGCGCGTCGCGCTGATCGGCCATGGCACCATCGGCGGGACCTGCGTGAACGTGGGCTGTGTGCCCTCCAAGACGATGATCCGGGCCGCGGAAGCCCTGCACGGTGCGCAGACAGCACATCGGTTCCCGGGCCTGAACAGCGAGGCGCAGGTCGCCGACTGGTCGGCGCTGATTGCGGCCAAGGACGATCTTGTCGCGACACTGCGCCAGAAGAAGTACGCCGATCTGCTGCCGGGCTACGGCGGTGTGACCTATCTCGACGAGGGTCCGGCGCGTCTCGTCCTCGGCGGGGTCGAGGTCGGCGGGCGCAGGATCACGGCTCCCAAGGTGATCGTCGCGACCGGTGGCCGACCCGCCGTGCCCGACATCCCTGGGATCCAGGACGCACCAACGCTCGACAGCACGTCGCTGCTGGAGCTGGACCGGTTGCCCGAAAGCCTGATCTTCCTCGGCGGCGGCTACATCGGCGTGGAGCTGGCGCAGATGATGGCGCGGATGGGCACCCGCGTCACCATTGTCTGCCGCTCGCGCCTGCTGCCGCGCACAGAGCCGGAGGTGTCCCGGGCGCTGACGGAGACGCTGCGCGCCGAGGGCGTCGCGGTTGTCGATGGCGCGACCTACGACGCCGCACGGCGCGACGGGGCCCGTGCGGTCCTGACGGTGACGGTGGACGGCGCAGACCGCGATCTGACGGCCGACCGCCTCGTCCTGACGACGGGACGCGCAGCCAACACCGAGGGGCTGGGCCTCGCGGAGATGGGCGTCGAGACCGACGCGCGTGGCGCGATCCGGGTGGGCGACGACATGCAGACCACGAAGGCCGGCATCTTCGCGGCGGGCGATGTGACCGACCGCGACCAGTTCGTCTACATGGCCGCCTATGGCGCCAAGCTCGCGTCCCGCAACGCCGTTCTGGGCGGGGCGGAGCGCTACGACAACGCCGCGATGCCGTGGGTGGTGTTCACCGATCCGCAGGTCGCCGGCGTCGGGCTGACCGAGGCGCAGGCGCGCGCCGCGGGTCATGACGTCAAGACCAGTGTGCTGACGCTCGACAACGTGCCCCGCGCGCTCGCCGCCCGCGACACGCGCGGCCTGATCAAGCTCGTCGCGGACCGGGCGACCGACCGCCTCCTGGGCGGCGTGATCATGGCGCCGGAGGGAGCCGACAGTGTCCAGACGCTCGCCATGGCGCTCAAGTTCGGCATGACGACAAAGGCGCTCGGCGAGACGATCTTCCCCTATCTGACCACGGTAGAGGGGCTGAAGCTCGCCGCGCAGACCTTCGACAAGGATGTCGCGAAGCTGTCGTGCTGCGCGGGGTAA
- a CDS encoding prohead protease/major capsid protein fusion protein, with protein sequence MYAPTSTNSPRSGPTSGDDDGLIDFDGAGEILRAWGNGLRPDPDLTVSEWADRHRMLSGRASAEPGRYRTVRTPYMREIMDRLSPGDPTQRIVFMKAAQVGATEAGNNWIGFAIHQAPGPMLAVQPTVELAKRNSRQRIDPLIDESPELRERVKPARSRDAGNTMLSKEFAGGILIMTGANSAVGLRSTPARYIFLDEVDAYPASADEEGDPVTLAEARSLTFAHRRKVLLVSTPTIRGLSRIEREYEASDQRRFFVPCPQCGHAQWLKFDRLRWQKGRPETAEYHCEGCDAAIAEHHKTAMLEGGEWRATATAADPTTVGYHLSALYSPIGWLSWERIVRSWEAAQGSDEAIKAFRNTILGETWVETGEAPDWQRLYDRRERWKSGTVPAGGLFLTAGADVQKDRIEVDVWAWGRGLESWLVDHVVIEGGPDRVSTIYDLAGRLNLERGFAEDLVKRGVSIDESRRLILDQVAAKSDETRNFPHVSVPLGGRDECITRRDAVANALLHRYSPTLFQLEDAARQYRGMTLLELARESLGNAGVNTRGLSRDEVATRALHSTSDFPEILSAVTNKTLRQAYEAYPRTFMLFCRQVLATDFKAMHRVQLGEAPQLLEVGESGEFKRGTLGESKESYKVKTYGRVVAITRQTLINDDLDAFTRIPAMYGNSIAQLESDVVWGIITANPAMADGNALFHTTHKNLAGTGAALDVSSVGAARAAMAKQTGLDKKTVLNVRPAFLIVPASLELKAEQLVAQNLVPAATSSVVPQSIRTLAPISEPRLDAASETAWYLAASPNQIDTIEYAYLEGQQGAYIETRNGFDVDGVEIKCRLDFGAKAIDWRGLYKNPGA encoded by the coding sequence ACATGCGCGAGATCATGGACCGGCTGTCGCCGGGGGATCCCACGCAGCGGATCGTGTTCATGAAGGCGGCGCAGGTCGGCGCGACCGAGGCGGGCAACAACTGGATCGGGTTCGCGATCCACCAGGCGCCGGGTCCGATGCTGGCGGTCCAGCCGACCGTGGAACTGGCCAAGCGCAACTCGCGCCAGCGCATCGACCCGCTGATCGATGAAAGCCCAGAGCTGCGGGAGCGGGTGAAGCCCGCGCGATCCCGCGATGCGGGCAACACGATGCTCTCGAAGGAGTTCGCGGGCGGCATCCTGATCATGACGGGCGCGAACTCGGCGGTCGGGCTTCGGTCCACCCCGGCGCGCTACATCTTCCTCGACGAGGTCGACGCCTATCCCGCCTCGGCCGACGAGGAAGGCGATCCGGTCACGCTCGCCGAGGCGCGCTCCCTGACCTTCGCCCACCGGCGCAAGGTGCTGCTGGTCTCGACGCCCACGATCCGGGGGCTGTCGCGCATCGAGCGCGAGTACGAGGCCAGCGACCAGCGTCGGTTCTTCGTGCCGTGCCCACAATGCGGCCACGCACAATGGCTGAAGTTCGACCGGCTGCGCTGGCAAAAGGGCCGCCCGGAGACGGCCGAGTATCACTGCGAGGGCTGCGACGCGGCAATCGCGGAACACCACAAGACGGCGATGCTGGAGGGCGGCGAATGGCGGGCGACCGCCACGGCCGCCGATCCGACCACGGTCGGGTATCACCTTTCGGCGCTCTATTCGCCGATCGGCTGGCTGAGCTGGGAGCGGATCGTGCGGTCATGGGAAGCAGCCCAAGGGTCGGACGAGGCGATCAAGGCGTTCCGCAACACGATCCTCGGCGAGACATGGGTCGAGACCGGGGAAGCGCCCGACTGGCAGCGGCTCTACGACCGGCGCGAACGCTGGAAATCCGGCACGGTGCCAGCAGGCGGGTTGTTCCTGACAGCCGGAGCCGACGTGCAGAAGGACCGGATCGAGGTCGATGTCTGGGCCTGGGGTCGCGGCTTGGAAAGCTGGCTCGTCGATCACGTCGTCATCGAGGGCGGGCCCGACCGCGTCTCCACCATTTACGATCTGGCCGGGCGGCTGAACCTCGAGCGCGGCTTCGCCGAGGATCTGGTCAAGCGCGGCGTCAGCATCGACGAGTCCCGCCGACTGATCCTCGACCAGGTCGCCGCGAAATCCGACGAGACCCGGAACTTCCCCCATGTCTCCGTCCCGCTCGGCGGCCGAGACGAGTGCATCACCCGCCGTGACGCGGTGGCGAACGCACTGCTGCACCGCTACAGCCCAACGCTGTTCCAGCTCGAGGACGCCGCGCGCCAGTATCGCGGCATGACGCTGCTGGAGCTCGCCCGCGAAAGCCTCGGCAATGCCGGGGTCAACACGCGCGGCCTGTCGCGTGACGAGGTGGCGACGCGCGCGCTGCACTCGACCTCGGACTTCCCCGAGATCCTGTCGGCCGTCACCAACAAGACGCTGCGGCAGGCCTACGAGGCCTATCCCCGCACCTTCATGCTGTTCTGTCGCCAGGTGCTGGCGACCGACTTCAAGGCGATGCATCGCGTCCAGCTCGGCGAAGCCCCGCAGCTGCTCGAGGTCGGCGAAAGCGGCGAGTTCAAGCGCGGCACGCTGGGCGAGAGCAAGGAGAGCTACAAGGTCAAGACCTATGGCCGGGTGGTCGCCATCACCCGTCAGACGCTGATCAACGACGATCTCGACGCCTTCACCCGCATCCCGGCGATGTACGGCAACTCCATCGCCCAGCTGGAGTCGGACGTGGTCTGGGGCATCATCACCGCCAACCCGGCGATGGCCGACGGCAATGCGCTCTTCCACACCACCCACAAGAACCTGGCAGGCACCGGCGCGGCGCTCGATGTCAGCAGCGTCGGAGCGGCGCGCGCGGCGATGGCCAAGCAGACCGGCCTCGACAAGAAGACGGTGCTGAACGTCCGGCCTGCCTTCCTGATCGTGCCGGCCTCACTGGAACTGAAAGCCGAACAGCTGGTGGCCCAGAACCTCGTGCCCGCCGCGACGTCCAGCGTGGTGCCGCAGTCGATCAGGACGCTGGCGCCGATCAGCGAGCCCCGGCTCGACGCCGCTAGCGAGACCGCCTGGTATCTGGCGGCCAGCCCGAACCAGATCGACACCATCGAGTACGCCTATCTCGAGGGCCAGCAGGGCGCCTATATCGAGACGCGCAACGGCTTCGACGTCGACGGGGTCGAGATCAAGTGCCGCCTCGACTTCGGAGCCAAGGCCATCGACTGGCGCGGCCTCTACAAGAACCCGGGCGCGTAA
- a CDS encoding mercuric transporter MerT family protein: protein MALTDDRTDSTGADRPARKGWLAAGGVVGAFLASACCIGPLVLLTLGISGAWIGNLTALEPYKPIFAVIALGFIAAGFWQVYFRKPTVCEPGSYCARPASARITKSALWASLILVLAALTIDWWAPLLY, encoded by the coding sequence ATGGCGCTGACAGACGACAGAACGGACAGCACGGGCGCGGATCGCCCCGCCCGAAAGGGCTGGCTCGCGGCGGGCGGTGTGGTGGGCGCCTTTCTCGCCTCGGCCTGCTGCATCGGGCCGCTGGTGCTTCTGACTCTCGGCATCTCGGGCGCCTGGATCGGCAACCTGACGGCTCTGGAGCCTTACAAGCCGATCTTCGCCGTGATCGCGCTCGGCTTCATCGCGGCGGGTTTCTGGCAGGTCTATTTCCGCAAGCCAACCGTCTGCGAACCCGGTTCCTACTGCGCAAGGCCAGCATCGGCGCGCATCACCAAGTCGGCTCTCTGGGCCTCCCTGATCCTCGTTCTCGCAGCCCTCACCATCGACTGGTGGGCCCCGCTTCTCTACTGA